ACCGTTTCGGCGCCGGGCTGCGGTGGATCACCCCGCTCGCGTACCGCGCCTGGTTCGGCGACCTGGGCGTGACGAACGTGACCGAGCTGGACTGGTGGGGGGAGACGAAGATCGGTGAAATCGCCGTCACCTGCGCGCCCGCGCAGCACTGGACGCGGCGGCGGCTGAAGGAGATGAACGACCGCCTGTGGGCCTCGTACGCGCTGCGCCTCGCTGACGGGCGCGGCATCTACTTCGGCGGCGACAGCGGGTATTTCCGCGGGTACGAGGAGATCGGGCGGCGGCTGGGCCCGTTCGACGTGGTGATGCTTCCCATCGGCGCGTACGACCCGCGCTGGTTCATGGCCCCGGCGCACATGAACCCCGAGGAGGCGGTTCGCGCCTACCGCGAGCTCGGCGGCCGCGGCGCCTTCGTCGCCATGCACTGGGGCACCTTCCGCCTTACCGACGAGGACCCGCTGGAGCCCCCCGTCCGCACGCGCGCCGCCTGGGCGGACGCCCGCCTCTCCGAGCGCGACCTCCACATCCTCCGCCACGGGGAGACGCTGGTCGTCGAAGGGTGATGGGGGAAGTCGCCGCTCGCGCCGTGGGGCGAATGAATTCGCGGCAACAACGGCCCGAAGTCCGCCTTCGCGGACTGCACCCCCGGCATCGGTGCGCGGCCGGAGTCGGGAGTGCACCGAACCTGCCTTCGAATATCGGCGCCACGCCCAAACCCCATCCGGCCCGCGACT
This Longimicrobium sp. DNA region includes the following protein-coding sequences:
- a CDS encoding MBL fold metallo-hydrolase, giving the protein MTERPPHHGPDGRFRIPWPLEVADQRSGGSIFRWQWERMRNRRAPNPPPEQVPVVPHAVAMPRAGDEIRVTWVGHASFLVQAGGLNLLTDPHWSRRASPSQRIGPARFQEPGIPFDELPPVDAVLLSHDHYDHLDRATVERLRDRFGAGLRWITPLAYRAWFGDLGVTNVTELDWWGETKIGEIAVTCAPAQHWTRRRLKEMNDRLWASYALRLADGRGIYFGGDSGYFRGYEEIGRRLGPFDVVMLPIGAYDPRWFMAPAHMNPEEAVRAYRELGGRGAFVAMHWGTFRLTDEDPLEPPVRTRAAWADARLSERDLHILRHGETLVVEG